GCCTGGGGGCGCATATACATCTGGGCTATATATCTGCCCTTTTTATCTAATGACTCAGGGCTACGAAAATAAAAGCCCTTCCTGTATAATGAATTATATATGCAGTCCAGCAAGCTTTTTGCTTTAGATTTTTGTTTTAAAAAAAGGTAATAGGAACATAATCCGTAATTAACACCCAGCCAGACATCATTTCCCTGTGGCGTAAAGACCTCCTTGCCTGCAACAGTGCGGCCATTGACCATGCCATTCAATCGTCCTGAGAACCCTGAATAGTTATGTTTATATACATAATCCAAAACACTTTCAACTCTAGAGCTTTCGATTAGTTGTGGAAGGCCGCAAAGACTAAGGAACCATTGGCCTGCAAGCTGGTCAGACATAACATCATCGAGAGTCTCATCATATTTATAATAGTTTTTATTCCAGAGCTTCTTTTCCAGCGACAATAAACCCCTATTCAAAAGTTCCGTACTGTCATGAGGAGATTTGCCCAGAATTTCCGCCATTTTTTTGAAAGCTGTAACTGCGGCCAGCCATAGAATAGAACAGTATGCGGAGCTTCCCTGCATGGTCCAGTTGTCGTAAGTTTGGTCCGGCCAGCCGCCGTTTTCCGGCAAACCGTCACCATCAATATCAAAACGTTTGAAATATTCATAAGCATTAAGCACTGCAGGCCAGCAATAGTCCAGGAAAGTCCGGTCTTTGGTAAAATGAAAGTTACGATAAACCATAAGAATAAACTTGGGGTTCAAATCTTTCCAGTAGTTAGGATTTTGATAACAATAGGAATTCGTTTTTAAAAACGGATTTTCCTCAAAAGAGCCCAAATCATGGGGGCAGGCTCCCTTAATTTTTCTGTAACCAAGTTTTTCATGCAATTCGGTCTCACTCTGATTATCATGCAAAGCCTTGTGGGCAATAAAGCTGGTGTTAAATTTGATAATTGTTTTATCTTCAAGATTGATAGAATCCGCGAATTGTTTTATCACCTGCAATTCCAATTCCGGCCAGCCGTAAAGCAGGGCCCAGGAGCTATAGTAACGCACATCAAGCGTCTCATAAAAAGGGTAATCTATACACTCCAGATAGCCGAAACGATTCGTATTTGCCTCCCAGAGAGTGCCTCCATGTGCCAGATAATACAGCTCATTAATCATAAGGGTGATGATTTCGTCAGAGAAAGGTAAATTGCGGACTTTTTCCTGCCAGGCTGCTATTTTTTCGAGAATACTCTCCTTGTCGTGAATAAGTTTTTCCATTAGCAACTGGAGTCGGTTTAGTTCGGGGAAGAATTCGGTATATTTTTTTCTCAAAATCTGATTGTCTGAAAAATACAAAGAAGGAATATCCCAGGCTACAATAAAATCCAGGGTTTTTTGCTGTCCTGGAGCTAAATTAACAGTAAAAGAAACTTGGGTTGAGTTGTTTTGAGAAAGTTTTGTATAAACTTTTTCGGAACAATAGATACCTATAGCGTCCTTCTGTCTGGAAGTTTTTTTATATAACTCGACCCCGTAATCTGTAGTCTGCAGTTTTATAGGGATTTTTGAGGGACAAAGTTTATAAAGAAAAGAATTACCTTTATTAACACGTTCATAATTCCTGTCCAAAATATCCTGCAGATTGAACCGGATTTTTATGGTTACAGGTTTTTTCTCGTTATTTTCCGTAGTTATCTTAAAAAGCCCGGCCGGATAGCTGCTATATTCATAGTCCTCCATA
The DNA window shown above is from Candidatus Margulisiibacteriota bacterium and carries:
- a CDS encoding GH116 family glycosyl hydrolase — its product is MISKSAWSRPVKDWINIKPKGHRAEFPMINTFPHGVPIGGFGTGTIGISPEGKWNCLHLEPGKHVFNNKIKPAFIFSYSFDKKFQELDYQSAVYTALYPQARWDLKVEQKIKISLLQYSPVIMEDYEYSSYPAGLFKITTENNEKKPVTIKIRFNLQDILDRNYERVNKGNSFLYKLCPSKIPIKLQTTDYGVELYKKTSRQKDAIGIYCSEKVYTKLSQNNSTQVSFTVNLAPGQQKTLDFIVAWDIPSLYFSDNQILRKKYTEFFPELNRLQLLMEKLIHDKESILEKIAAWQEKVRNLPFSDEIITLMINELYYLAHGGTLWEANTNRFGYLECIDYPFYETLDVRYYSSWALLYGWPELELQVIKQFADSINLEDKTIIKFNTSFIAHKALHDNQSETELHEKLGYRKIKGACPHDLGSFEENPFLKTNSYCYQNPNYWKDLNPKFILMVYRNFHFTKDRTFLDYCWPAVLNAYEYFKRFDIDGDGLPENGGWPDQTYDNWTMQGSSAYCSILWLAAVTAFKKMAEILGKSPHDSTELLNRGLLSLEKKLWNKNYYKYDETLDDVMSDQLAGQWFLSLCGLPQLIESSRVESVLDYVYKHNYSGFSGRLNGMVNGRTVAGKEVFTPQGNDVWLGVNYGLCSYYLFLKQKSKAKSLLDCIYNSLYRKGFYFRSPESLDKKGRYIAQMYMRPQA